A stretch of the Cydia amplana chromosome 6, ilCydAmpl1.1, whole genome shotgun sequence genome encodes the following:
- the LOC134649146 gene encoding 4-aminobutyrate aminotransferase, mitochondrial-like produces MSLLYLCNINPKLFHISWFQQAQSVQLFGDYDKCVGNYFVDVDGNEFLDVFTQISSVPIGYNHPALLGAFEDKHALRSLINRPALLVFPPADWPSKLKRVLLAFAPRCMDHVYTMMCGACSLENAYKCAFFWYRTKQRGGQVDFSPEETVSCMLNQPPGSPDLAIMSFWGCFHGRAFGALSTTRSKPIHKVDCPAFDWPVAPFPIYKYPLHENKAYNCQEDQRCLAQVACIIQERLKCCRPVAGVVVEPIQSEGGDNEASPEFFQSLQQICKQMGVALIVDEVQTGCGPTGKMWAHEHFDLPSPPDLVTFSKKMLTGGFFTSSEFKPAQGYRIFNTWSGDPGKLILLDQVLRVIEQEQLLSNVQKTGKVLKDGLHELENEFSNAIGRVRGRGTFLAFCSPSATVRDKINNSLKKNGVLSGICGEKSIRLRPALIFQEKHAHIYLDILRKTLKEL; encoded by the exons ATGTCat TATTATACCTATGCAATATAAATCCTAAATTATTCCATATTTCTTGGTTCCAGCAAGCTCAATCTGTGCAACTGTTCGGCGACTACGATAAATGCGTCGGCAATTACTTCGTGGACGTGGACGGGAACGAGTTCCTGGACGTCTTTACCCAGATATCGTCGGTTCCGATAGGATACAACCACCCTGCGTTGCTGGGAGCTTTTGAAGATAAACATGCCCTT AGATCCCTTATCAATCGGCCAGCGCTCTTAGTGTTTCCACCGGCCGACTGGCCATCGAAGCTGAAGCGTGTGTTGCTAGCTTTTGCGCCGCGCTGCATGGACCACGTGTACACGATGATGTGCGGCGCCTGCTCCCTCGAGAACGCCTACAAGTGCGCCTTCTTCTGGTACCGCACCAAGCAACGCGGTGGACAGGTGGACTTCTCGCCGGAAGAAACAGTCTCCTGCATGTTGAACCAACCGCCGGGCTCGCCGGACTTGGCTATCATGTCGTTTTGG GGATGTTTCCATGGTCGCGCCTTCGGAGCCTTGTCCACCACGAGGTCGAAGCCGATACATAAAGTAGATTGCCCAGCCTTCGATTGGCCCGTGGCCCCATTCCCGATATACAAGTACCCACTTCATGAAAATAAAGCCTATAACTGTCAGGAAGACCAAAG ATGCCTGGCCCAAGTAGCGTGCATCATACAAGAGCGCCTAAAATGCTGTAGGCCGGTGGCGGGGGTAGTTGTCGAGCCGATACAGTCAGAGGGAGGAGACAACGAAGCGTCCCCGGAGTTTTTCCAGAGCCTTCAGCAGATCTGCAAGCAA ATGGGAGTAGCTCTCATCGTAGACGAGGTTCAGACCGGGTGCGGGCCGACGGGCAAGATGTGGGCCCACGAGCACTTCGACCTGCCCTCACCCCCGGACCTAGTCACGTTCAGTAAGAAAATGCTCACGGGTGGGTTTTTTACGTCTTCGGAGTTCAA GCCTGCCCAGGGTTACAGAATTTTCAACACCTGGAGCGGAGACCCTGGAAAGTTGATCCTCCTGGACCAAGTACTTCGCGTCATTGAGCAAGAGCAGCTGCTAAGCAACGTTCAGAAAACTGGAAAAGTTTTGAAAGATGGCTTACATGAACTCGAGAATGAATTTTCCAACGCGATAGGAAGAGTGCGCGGCCGGGGCACGTTCTTAGCATTCTGTTCCCCTAGTGCTACAGTGAGGgacaaaattaataacagttTGAAGAAAAATG